The window cttctgtTGAATGGGCAAAGGGCACTCGGATTGCCTCCGGCTCGTTAATCACCACAGTGGTGGACGTTGGGCGAGATTTCTTCTTTTGGGGCTTAGCAGCATGCTTCCCCTTTCTCTTCCTTTCTGCCTCATATCTCGTCTCCAGGGCCTCCGGAGAAATATCCTTCTCGGCCGGCAAAGTTTCCTGGACCTGGGGGATATCATCCCCTGTTTCCTCTATGTCCTCCAGCCTTAGGCTCTTGGCCCTGCCTGCCTCTGCCTCATCCTCCTGCTTTCTATTCCGACGGGACTGCCTCCTTGTCAACCTCTCATCTGTCGGGGTCCCTTGGTCATCAGTAGTGGTGTCGTCTACCACGACGATCTCCGTCTCTATCTCCTCCCTTACATCCCCGGTCTCTTCTCTATCACCGtctttctttccttctttCCCACCAACTTCCTCATTAGTTTCCTCTTCCTTCTCTGTCTCCTTCTCAACAATTTCCTCACCAACATTCTCACCTTCTTCACCTCTTCTATCCCCACTACCCTCACTACCCTTCTCACCATCTACAGCCTTCTCCACATCCTCGGTTTCTTCCTCCTTGTCCTCCCCTGCCTTAACACCCTCTTCACCATCTACACCCTCCCCTGTCTCCCCTTCATCCCCAGACCTAGTGGTATCTACTTCCAAGATCTCCTCTTGCTCAACTCGCTCATCCCCCTCCTCATCTCTCTCGGATTCCTCCGTATCCATCTTATCGCCCTCCTCTTCGacaatttcttcttcatttataGAAGGCTCAACATGGGGTTCTGTCTCTGTTTGAGGGATGGTGTTTGGGGGGTTCGTCTCTTGGGTTAGGGTTTCGGGtaaaatttgggggttttctGGGTGTGTGGGTAAGGCTTGTGCAGTGGGTGTTTCGATTAAGGTTTGGGGCCTTGGTGGGATTGTAAGTGGGGTTAGGGCAGGAATTACCTCTTCTTGCTTCCGGCATGCCTCCGACATCTTGGCAAAGAACTTGCTCGCCTTCGGTCTTTTGccatatttcttcatgaaTTCTTGTATGACCTCCTCGGGGTCTAGATCATCGTCGTCGGATGCCGCCTCAGTGGGAGTAATCTCGGTGATGGGGTTGCTCTGACTGATGTCCGACTGCGGTTGAACTTCGGCCGGTGTAGGTGCTGGACTTTCTTCGGGTAGTGGTGACGGTGGTTTCTCGGTAGCAGGGTTTGAACTCGTCGCCTCCGTCGACGCTCCTTTGACCTTCTCCTTCGGTTTATTCTTCCCACGGGCTGAACGGGGCATCTGATTTCTTTGCATTTTGGTTAACGGCGGTGGTGTGCGGTGGTAGATGATCGGTGGTGGTGGTTGCTCTCGGTATctgtggagagagaaaagagaaatttgGAATTAGGTTTTTGGGAGTTatggaaattttaatttaggagagggaagttaattagtttttagggaagttattttaggaaaaggaaaataaaagaaaagaaataaaagaaaaagaaaagaaaagaaaataaaatgtcatgATTGGCTGCAGGCGAATGGTCGCGTCTCTGACGCATGCAACCGTACGCTTCGCCAgctttttgaaattcaaatttcaaacttcCCCCTGATTTTTCTCCGCTTCCCTTTGACCGATTAACTTAAACACTTGGTAAAAAAAACGAAGTTTGCTGAGCATCTAGGTCAAAGAGATAAGCTTTTCAAACTTGTGCATTTTCCACGGATGCTCagaatttcaaaaatcttttaggattttagaagtatttttctttttttttgtattttcataaaaaaacttattcaaatttattctaaatgtttaaatattcttggGAACTAGCTGGTCCAGTCAGTTGATCGAAAACTTATGAAGATCGGTTGTTCAgactgtgtgcacagaaaaGAATAACAAGATTCataggtccagcaaatccactagatcacaacCTAGGAGCTCAGTGGTCGTTGGAaaatctcggtcgtcggacacacagaatacttcttcaaaaaccctcaaccacttatactaaaacttagcacagggaagtagggatcgatcccacagagatggatgtgtaatgaacatgctcaaggatttggaaattatttttgggtcGGCTggtgccacgcattttttttgggttgaggaaattagatTAAACTTGGAATTAAAATCTACTAcactaacagctagatctaggcagaacagaaatcatgcatgtaaactGAAATcgagacaatcactagatccaagaaactattctaaattacctagacctgggaaataaactgacggtggggaccatgacaGAAAAAGcaagtacggacgaaaagctgggaaaacaactaattaaagtactaactaacagcgacatcatcttcttcaaatcaaatttcacaaaaagaCAGAAGAAACAGGTACAAGCGTAATCGGAAAATGGAGCAGACTGGATTTTAGCGATTtaacgaaaaaaaaacaattacgAACTAAGCAAATCTAcagctactagacgaagtaaaacagaaagtaaacagaaaactcaaaatccatgcacaactcgacttcccctgttcagatccaacctcggatgctaaatccactccggatccaagcatccgacacaaactccggCCAAAAACATTCCATATCTACAAAATCACCAaacaacctccga is drawn from Salvia hispanica cultivar TCC Black 2014 chromosome 6, UniMelb_Shisp_WGS_1.0, whole genome shotgun sequence and contains these coding sequences:
- the LOC125195185 gene encoding FK506-binding protein 5-like, with the translated sequence MQRNQMPRSARGKNKPKEKVKGASTEATSSNPATEKPPSPLPEESPAPTPAEVQPQSDISQSNPITEITPTEAASDDDDLDPEEVIQEFMKKYGKRPKASKFFAKMSEACRKQEEVIPALTPLTIPPRPQTLIETPTAQALPTHPENPQILPETLTQETNPPNTIPQTETEPHVEPSINEEEIVEEEGDKMDTEESERDEEGDERVEQEEILEVDTTRSGDEGETGEGVDGEEGVKAGEDKEEETEDVEKAVDGEKGSEGSGDRRGEEGENVGEEIVEKETEKEEETNEEVGGKEGKKDGDREETGDVREEIETEIVVVDDTTTDDQGTPTDERLTRRQSRRNRKQEDEAEAGRAKSLRLEDIEETGDDIPQVQETLPAEKDISPEALETRYEAERKRKGKHAAKPQKKKSRPTSTTVVINEPEAIRVPFAHSTEEEKEQEEAQEETGIPTVEESPFETMEVLVIKKLLKAMVQFEDPKLQQACDGRAANGKSAKSGKKLCLSDLRDLGVEKKFISYFKSIGFEWLLNHCEEKVPVALAKEFFTSFKFKATTDLDADAISF